One genomic window of Bacteroidota bacterium includes the following:
- a CDS encoding glycogen debranching enzyme N-terminal domain-containing protein gives MSYIKFDKTQLVNLEYSLNRELLRSNRAGSYACTTIIGCNTRKYHGLLIAPQPAIDGDNHVLLTAFDETIIQHGTEFNLGIHKFKGEVYMPKGHKYVTDFEADPIPVLTYRVGGVVLQKERLFLSNDARILFRYTLVDAHSPTLLRLRPFMSFRNHHHLSKANHFVEKKYQLIENGIKVRMYQGYSHLHMQFSKPPEYTHVPDWYYNFEYIREKERGYDCLEDLYTPGYFEISIKKGESIIFSAGLSPITVTTLKRAFSDEVKKRIPRDSFENCLGNAAQQFIVRRGKRTDIIAGFPWFGRWGRDTFISLPGLTLVLENPQTFIAVINTILQDLHGSLFPNFGTGQELSYNSVDAPLWFFWALQQYVMHTNRKQQVWKEYGHKMKTILEGYRNGDLFNLKMLDNGLIYAGETGKALTWMDAIVDGKPVTPRAGMPVEVNSLWYNAIMFSLELSRIMDDTSFIEGWQDISSMIPLSFIDTFWDDKKGYLADYVDGDYKNFDVRPNMVFATSLPYTPLDEEKRKSILDVIRNELLTSRGLRTLSPSHPDYQGVYYGDQSTRDRIYHNGCVFPWLLGHFVEGYLRIHGKSGLRFVKLLYSGFEEVIQDYGIGTIAELYDGDPPHKAGGAISQAWSVAELLRIGKMLKKYET, from the coding sequence ATGAGTTATATAAAGTTTGATAAAACGCAGTTGGTAAACCTTGAGTATTCGCTGAACAGGGAGTTGTTAAGGTCGAACCGGGCCGGATCATATGCGTGTACCACCATCATTGGGTGTAATACCCGCAAGTATCATGGTCTTTTAATAGCTCCTCAACCCGCTATTGATGGCGATAATCATGTTCTCCTTACTGCGTTTGATGAAACAATAATCCAGCATGGCACTGAATTTAACCTGGGTATTCATAAATTCAAAGGAGAGGTGTACATGCCCAAAGGACATAAATATGTCACTGATTTTGAAGCAGATCCGATACCTGTTCTTACATACCGTGTGGGTGGAGTTGTCCTGCAAAAGGAGCGGTTGTTTTTATCCAATGATGCCCGCATATTATTCCGTTATACCCTTGTTGATGCGCATTCCCCAACGTTGTTGAGGCTCCGGCCTTTTATGTCATTCCGGAATCACCATCATTTGAGCAAGGCCAATCATTTTGTTGAAAAGAAATATCAGCTTATTGAAAACGGTATAAAGGTAAGGATGTACCAGGGATATTCCCATCTCCATATGCAGTTTTCAAAGCCACCGGAATACACTCATGTGCCTGACTGGTACTATAATTTTGAATATATCCGTGAAAAGGAGAGAGGGTACGACTGCCTGGAAGATCTTTATACGCCGGGATACTTTGAAATATCTATAAAGAAGGGGGAGAGTATAATTTTTTCAGCAGGTTTGAGCCCAATAACTGTTACTACTCTCAAACGTGCATTTAGCGATGAAGTAAAGAAAAGGATCCCACGCGACAGTTTCGAAAACTGCCTTGGCAATGCTGCGCAACAATTCATTGTCAGGCGTGGTAAGAGGACTGATATTATTGCAGGCTTTCCCTGGTTTGGCAGGTGGGGTAGGGATACTTTCATTTCTCTTCCCGGTTTAACATTGGTGCTGGAGAATCCTCAGACGTTTATCGCAGTCATCAACACCATACTTCAGGATCTCCACGGTTCTCTTTTCCCTAACTTCGGTACAGGCCAGGAGCTATCATATAATTCAGTGGATGCACCTTTATGGTTTTTCTGGGCTTTACAGCAATATGTTATGCATACGAACCGCAAACAGCAGGTTTGGAAAGAATATGGCCATAAAATGAAGACGATACTGGAAGGTTACCGGAATGGTGATTTGTTCAATTTAAAGATGCTGGATAATGGCCTGATATATGCCGGAGAAACAGGTAAAGCCCTGACGTGGATGGATGCCATCGTTGACGGCAAGCCGGTTACACCGCGGGCCGGCATGCCTGTCGAAGTCAATTCTCTCTGGTATAATGCGATCATGTTTAGTCTGGAACTCAGCAGGATCATGGACGATACATCCTTTATCGAAGGATGGCAGGATATATCATCTATGATACCCTTGTCTTTCATCGATACATTTTGGGATGATAAAAAAGGTTATCTTGCCGACTATGTTGATGGTGACTATAAGAACTTTGATGTGCGGCCGAACATGGTCTTTGCTACATCCTTGCCGTATACACCGTTAGATGAGGAAAAAAGAAAAAGTATACTCGACGTGATCCGTAATGAATTGCTGACTTCACGCGGTTTACGGACACTCTCACCAAGTCACCCCGATTATCAGGGAGTGTATTATGGTGATCAATCGACACGCGACAGGATTTATCACAACGGATGCGTATTTCCCTGGTTGCTGGGCCATTTCGTCGAGGGTTATCTCCGCATTCATGGAAAATCTGGTTTAAGGTTTGTCAAACTCCTCTATAGTGGCTTTGAAGAGGTGATTCAGGATTATGGAATTGGTACCATTGCGGAGCTTTATGATGGAGACCCTCCGCATAAGGCTGGCGGGGCTATATCACAGGCTTGGAGCGTTGCCGAGTTGCTGAGGATTGGAAAGATGCTGAAGAAGTATGAAACATGA
- a CDS encoding glycosyltransferase family 4 protein, which yields MRVLMFGWEFPPHITGGLGTACFGLTKGLMKHGTEVIFVVPRAYGDENQEAVRLINASDFSIDTSDPEYNEYWKRITFLQIGSNLIPYVAPEEFTDIIVQQELEKQTVTKGVFSKRFEFSGKYNKDLFEEISRYALVASAVAASQDFDVIHAHDWLTYPAGMAAKSVSGKPLVVHMHATEFDRSGENVNQNIYDIEREGMETADRVITVSNLTRQIVIQRYGIDPDKVVTVHNAVEPVDKADFSDTSRGVKEKIVTFLGRLTYQKGPEYFVEAAKKVLERDSQVRFVMAGSGDMMKKMIRRVATLRMATRFHFTGFLQGQEVDRMFLMTDVFVMPSVSEPFGIVPLEAMRSNVPVVISRQSGVAEVLRHALKIDFWDVDALADSIYGLLHYEALSAMFKKYGKDEVDNLKWEDAALKVKQVYEDVMNLTP from the coding sequence ATGAGAGTACTAATGTTCGGCTGGGAGTTTCCGCCTCATATCACCGGAGGACTTGGCACAGCATGCTTTGGATTGACCAAAGGATTAATGAAGCATGGGACAGAGGTCATCTTTGTTGTACCAAGAGCTTATGGCGATGAAAACCAGGAAGCTGTCAGACTGATTAATGCCAGTGACTTCTCGATAGATACCTCCGATCCGGAGTACAATGAATACTGGAAAAGAATCACCTTCCTTCAGATAGGATCAAATCTTATACCCTACGTTGCCCCGGAAGAGTTCACCGACATTATTGTACAACAGGAACTGGAAAAGCAGACCGTCACAAAGGGGGTGTTCTCAAAACGGTTTGAATTTTCAGGAAAATATAACAAGGATCTTTTCGAGGAGATTTCCCGCTATGCGCTGGTAGCTTCTGCTGTGGCAGCTTCACAGGATTTCGATGTCATCCATGCACATGACTGGCTCACTTACCCGGCAGGCATGGCAGCTAAATCGGTCAGTGGAAAACCTCTCGTCGTGCACATGCATGCCACTGAATTTGACCGTTCAGGTGAAAACGTGAACCAGAATATCTATGACATCGAACGCGAGGGCATGGAAACAGCCGACAGGGTAATTACAGTCAGCAACCTGACACGTCAGATCGTCATTCAGCGATATGGAATTGATCCTGATAAAGTCGTTACAGTTCATAATGCTGTCGAACCTGTGGATAAGGCAGACTTTTCGGATACCTCAAGAGGTGTAAAGGAAAAGATCGTCACTTTTCTGGGAAGGCTCACCTACCAGAAAGGACCTGAATATTTTGTTGAAGCGGCCAAGAAAGTACTTGAAAGAGACAGCCAGGTCAGATTTGTTATGGCTGGTTCGGGAGATATGATGAAAAAAATGATACGGCGGGTTGCCACACTCAGGATGGCTACCAGGTTTCATTTCACAGGATTTCTGCAGGGTCAGGAAGTCGATCGTATGTTCCTTATGACCGACGTCTTCGTCATGCCATCAGTATCTGAACCTTTTGGCATCGTTCCCCTCGAAGCCATGCGTTCAAATGTACCTGTCGTCATTTCACGGCAATCGGGTGTCGCCGAAGTTTTACGGCATGCCCTGAAGATAGATTTCTGGGATGTGGATGCCCTGGCCGACTCAATTTATGGCTTATTGCATTATGAAGCTCTGTCGGCAATGTTTAAAAAATATGGTAAAGATGAAGTGGATAACCTTAAATGGGAAGATGCAGCATTGAAAGTGAAACAGGTTTATGAGGATGTCATGAACCTCACCCCCTGA
- a CDS encoding glycoside hydrolase family 57 protein, which produces MRSLCYYFQVHQPFRLRTYRFFDIGKDHYYYDDYLNRSIIKRVAEKCYLPANKVILDLIKEYGRSFKVSYSISGTAIDQLESVAPEVIESFQKLAATGCVEFIAETYAHSLSSLKSREEFFEQVRLHSQKMEILFGQKPRTFRNTELIYSDDIGEMVFDMGFDMMLTEGAKHILGWKSPNYMYCSSRIPKLKLLLRNFRLSDDLSFRFSLQDWNEWPMTTEKFADWLNAIPSHEEVVNIFVDYETFGERQWKETGIFEFLRDLPRKVFAKTKFTFNTPYELSTKLQPVSSIHVPHAISWADEERDLTAWLGNELQDEAFNNLYSIEQKVKSTNDPQLINDWRYLQGSDHFYYMCTKWFSNGYVHKFFNPYPSPYDSFINYMNVLADFMIRIDDRLSGSFIPEQVTKEEKKSELGKGRKVTRKKSERKPAAKPATVKVKTTVKKGKKPAVKAGKRSKK; this is translated from the coding sequence ATGAGATCTCTTTGTTATTATTTCCAGGTACACCAGCCTTTCAGATTAAGGACATACCGGTTTTTTGATATCGGAAAAGACCATTATTATTATGATGATTACCTGAACCGCTCTATCATCAAACGTGTTGCTGAGAAGTGCTATCTTCCTGCCAACAAGGTCATCCTGGATCTGATAAAAGAATATGGCCGTTCATTTAAGGTAAGTTATTCCATTTCCGGAACCGCCATTGATCAGCTGGAATCTGTCGCTCCTGAGGTCATTGAAAGTTTTCAAAAGCTTGCTGCCACAGGTTGCGTGGAGTTCATAGCCGAGACCTATGCACATTCTTTGTCATCGTTGAAAAGCAGGGAGGAATTTTTCGAACAGGTGCGCCTGCATAGCCAGAAAATGGAGATCCTCTTTGGCCAGAAACCCAGGACTTTCCGAAACACAGAACTGATTTATTCGGATGACATCGGTGAGATGGTGTTCGATATGGGATTTGACATGATGCTTACCGAGGGAGCAAAGCACATACTGGGATGGAAAAGCCCCAATTACATGTATTGCAGCTCCAGGATTCCCAAGTTGAAACTCTTGCTTAGAAATTTCAGGTTGAGCGATGATCTGTCATTCCGTTTTTCCTTGCAAGACTGGAATGAGTGGCCTATGACCACCGAGAAATTTGCTGATTGGCTGAATGCCATCCCTTCGCATGAAGAAGTGGTGAACATCTTCGTTGATTATGAAACTTTTGGTGAACGTCAGTGGAAGGAGACAGGTATCTTTGAGTTTCTGAGAGATCTGCCACGGAAAGTGTTCGCTAAGACTAAGTTTACGTTCAACACCCCTTATGAACTATCCACAAAGCTGCAACCTGTCTCTTCCATTCATGTCCCTCATGCTATTTCCTGGGCCGACGAAGAAAGGGACCTCACAGCCTGGCTCGGCAATGAACTCCAGGATGAAGCCTTTAACAACCTCTATAGTATTGAGCAAAAGGTAAAAAGCACCAATGATCCGCAACTGATCAATGACTGGCGTTATCTGCAGGGTAGTGATCATTTTTATTACATGTGTACAAAATGGTTCTCCAATGGATATGTCCATAAGTTTTTCAATCCCTATCCATCCCCATACGATTCATTCATTAACTATATGAATGTCCTTGCTGATTTTATGATAAGGATTGATGACAGGTTAAGTGGTTCATTTATCCCTGAGCAGGTAACCAAAGAGGAGAAGAAGAGTGAGCTGGGAAAAGGAAGAAAAGTAACAAGGAAGAAGAGCGAAAGGAAGCCTGCAGCAAAACCTGCGACCGTTAAGGTTAAGACGACCGTTAAGAAGGGGAAAAAACCGGCAGTGAAGGCTGGCAAACGCTCTAAAAAGTAG
- a CDS encoding SDR family oxidoreductase translates to MDLLIKDQLFIVTGASSGLGNAVARALVSEGANVITVARRSEILNNLELTYPGKISVVSGDVIQSETLDRIVKATGDRRLDGVFVNAGGPPAKSIAETTLEDWDAAYQLLVRWKVSLIKSLLPKFIEQHYGRILFSESSAVKQPVENLVLSNALRLAITGFSKTLSEEYASKGITSNVIGPGHHDTEAVKRLFRKKSEQLNIPFDEAKTQAIRRIPVGRMGAPDDFASLAVWLLSPFSGFVTGQVYCLDGGAIKSTFL, encoded by the coding sequence ATGGATTTACTGATAAAGGACCAATTATTTATTGTCACCGGTGCCAGTTCCGGACTTGGAAATGCGGTAGCAAGGGCACTTGTATCTGAGGGTGCCAATGTCATCACTGTGGCACGAAGATCTGAAATCCTTAATAATCTGGAACTTACTTATCCAGGGAAGATTTCAGTAGTCAGTGGCGATGTGATACAATCCGAAACTCTTGACAGGATAGTCAAAGCAACAGGTGACCGGCGACTTGACGGGGTGTTTGTCAATGCTGGTGGCCCACCGGCTAAATCCATTGCAGAGACTACATTAGAGGATTGGGATGCAGCTTATCAATTATTGGTCCGCTGGAAAGTCAGCCTGATCAAATCGCTCCTCCCAAAATTCATTGAACAGCATTATGGTCGGATACTTTTCAGTGAAAGTTCAGCGGTAAAGCAACCTGTTGAAAATCTGGTTCTCAGTAATGCGCTTCGGCTGGCCATAACAGGATTTTCTAAAACATTATCTGAAGAATATGCATCCAAGGGCATTACATCCAACGTTATCGGGCCTGGACACCATGATACGGAAGCTGTGAAAAGACTATTCCGGAAGAAAAGCGAGCAGCTCAATATACCTTTCGATGAAGCAAAAACACAGGCTATCAGGAGAATTCCGGTTGGCCGCATGGGAGCTCCTGATGATTTCGCCTCTCTCGCTGTATGGCTTCTTTCGCCTTTTTCGGGATTTGTCACCGGACAGGTATATTGCCTGGATGGCGGCGCGATAAAGTCAACATTCCTTTAG